The following are encoded in a window of Mycobacterium decipiens genomic DNA:
- a CDS encoding carotenoid oxygenase family protein gives MDVEIVGKFLSTLPEDDDHPYRIGPWRPQTTEWDADDLTAVAGEVPADLDGIYLRNTENPLHPAFKTYHPFDGDGMLHVVGFRDGKAFYRNRFIRTDGFLAENQAGEPLWPGLAEPVQLAKREHGWGARGLMKDASSTDVIVHRGIALTSFYQCGDLYRIDPYSANTLGKESWNGGFPVSWGVSAHPKVDNKTGELLFFNYSKQDPYMRYGVVDQSNDLAHYVDIPLPGPRLPHDMAFTENYAILNDFPLFWDPRLLEHNVHLPRYYPDMPSRFAVLPRRGGTDEIRWFEADPTFVLHFTNAYEDGDEIVLDGFFEDEPQPLETGATGATKWEKLFRFLALDRLQSRLHRWRLNLVTGAVKEEQLCESITEFGTINADYAASRYRYAYAATGKPGWFLFDGLVKHDLLTGNQEGYSFGDGVYGSETAMAPRVGSSAEDDGYLITLTTDTNADASYCLVFDAARVGDGPVCKLQLPERISSGTHSTWVPGTELRRWNHTESPAAAVGL, from the coding sequence ATGGACGTGGAAATCGTCGGCAAGTTCCTGTCGACCCTGCCCGAAGACGACGACCACCCCTATCGCATCGGTCCGTGGAGACCACAAACGACCGAGTGGGATGCCGACGACCTGACCGCCGTAGCCGGCGAAGTTCCCGCCGACCTGGACGGCATCTACCTGCGCAACACCGAGAACCCGTTACACCCGGCGTTTAAGACCTATCACCCGTTCGACGGCGACGGCATGCTGCACGTCGTCGGCTTCCGTGACGGAAAAGCCTTCTACCGCAACCGATTTATTCGTACGGATGGCTTCTTGGCGGAGAACCAGGCCGGGGAGCCGCTATGGCCGGGTCTGGCCGAACCGGTGCAGCTGGCCAAGCGCGAGCACGGCTGGGGCGCTCGTGGCCTGATGAAGGACGCGTCGAGCACCGATGTCATCGTCCACCGAGGTATCGCGCTGACCAGCTTCTACCAGTGTGGTGATCTGTACCGGATCGATCCGTACTCGGCCAATACGCTCGGCAAGGAGAGCTGGAACGGAGGGTTCCCGGTCAGCTGGGGCGTGTCGGCACATCCGAAGGTAGACAACAAGACCGGCGAACTGTTGTTCTTCAACTACAGCAAGCAAGACCCGTACATGCGCTACGGCGTCGTCGACCAGAGCAACGACCTGGCACACTATGTCGACATTCCACTGCCCGGACCGCGGCTGCCGCACGACATGGCCTTCACCGAAAACTACGCCATCCTCAACGATTTCCCGTTGTTCTGGGATCCCCGGCTGCTCGAGCACAATGTGCACCTGCCGCGCTACTACCCAGATATGCCGTCCCGGTTCGCGGTGCTGCCGCGGCGGGGCGGAACTGACGAAATCCGCTGGTTCGAGGCTGATCCGACCTTCGTGCTGCACTTCACCAACGCCTACGAAGATGGTGACGAGATCGTGCTCGACGGCTTCTTCGAAGACGAGCCCCAGCCCCTTGAAACCGGCGCCACCGGGGCAACGAAGTGGGAGAAGCTGTTTCGCTTCCTGGCACTGGATCGGCTGCAGTCCCGGCTGCACCGGTGGCGGCTCAACCTGGTCACCGGAGCGGTGAAAGAAGAGCAACTCTGCGAGTCCATCACCGAGTTCGGGACCATCAACGCCGACTACGCGGCCAGTCGCTACCGCTACGCCTACGCCGCTACCGGCAAACCGGGCTGGTTCCTGTTCGACGGGCTGGTCAAACACGATCTGCTCACTGGCAACCAGGAGGGCTATTCGTTCGGTGATGGAGTCTATGGAAGTGAAACCGCGATGGCTCCGCGGGTGGGCAGCAGCGCCGAGGACGACGGCTACCTGATCACCCTGACCACCGATACAAACGCCGACGCCTCCTACTGCCTGGTTTTCGACGCGGCGCGCGTCGGTGACGGCCCGGTGTGCAAACTTCAGCTGCCGGAACGCATTTCCAGCGGCACTCATTCGACGTGGGTGCCGGGGACCGAGTTGCGCCGGTGGAATCACACGGAGTCGCCGGCAGCCGCCGTCGGGCTGTGA
- a CDS encoding PE family protein, with translation MSFVTIQPEVLAMAVGDLQKIGTAVTAQNAAACAPTTGVLPPAADEVSALTAARFAAHAEKYQVVGRQAALVHDMFVATLAAGADSYAATEAANVVATS, from the coding sequence ATGTCTTTTGTGACCATCCAGCCGGAGGTCTTGGCAATGGCGGTTGGGGATTTGCAGAAGATCGGTACCGCGGTGACCGCGCAGAACGCAGCCGCGTGCGCCCCGACGACGGGGGTGTTGCCCCCCGCTGCCGATGAAGTGTCCGCGCTGACGGCGGCCCGGTTCGCCGCGCACGCCGAGAAGTACCAGGTGGTTGGCAGGCAGGCCGCGCTGGTCCATGACATGTTTGTGGCCACCCTGGCGGCCGGCGCCGATTCGTACGCGGCCACCGAGGCCGCCAATGTGGTCGCGACCAGTTAA
- a CDS encoding PPE family protein codes for MDFGLLPPEVNSGRMYSGPGPESILAAAAAWDGVAAELSSAAVSYGSVVSTLIVEPWMGPAAAAMAAAAIPYVGWLAATAAQAKETATQARTAAEAFAATFAITVPPPLIAANRSRLMSLVAANLLGQNSPAIATTQAEYAEMWAQDAAAMYSYEGASAAASALTPFAPPVESTDPAGPAAEAAAVAQAAGAGAATNAQAMLAQLYPGVLGDSLSALAANADPLTAGLLGIASTLNQQVGTAQVVIPTPIGDLDAIALYIAGIASGSFALALTNTFRPWNYDDSDHGGLAPTQGTQGTAISSTTDASGSDWGPFGGAAAVSAGVGHGALVGALSVPHSWTTAAPEIQLAVNAMPSAGAVPGVDPTALNGMPAGLLSGMALASLAARGTTGGGGTRSGAATDDQQDDRKPPVVVIREQPPPSGSPPP; via the coding sequence ATGGATTTCGGGCTCTTACCTCCGGAGGTCAATTCGGGCCGGATGTACTCCGGTCCGGGACCGGAGTCGATACTTGCTGCCGCGGCCGCCTGGGACGGTGTGGCCGCCGAGTTGAGTTCCGCGGCGGTTTCGTATGGATCGGTGGTATCGACGCTGATCGTTGAGCCGTGGATGGGGCCGGCGGCAGCGGCGATGGCGGCCGCGGCAATCCCGTATGTGGGGTGGCTGGCTGCGACGGCGGCGCAGGCGAAGGAGACGGCCACCCAGGCCAGGACGGCGGCGGAAGCATTCGCGGCGACGTTCGCGATTACGGTGCCGCCGCCCCTCATCGCGGCCAACCGCAGCCGGTTAATGTCGCTGGTCGCGGCGAACCTTCTGGGGCAAAATAGCCCGGCTATCGCGACCACCCAGGCCGAGTATGCCGAAATGTGGGCCCAGGACGCCGCCGCGATGTACAGCTATGAAGGGGCATCGGCGGCCGCGTCGGCGTTGACGCCGTTCGCCCCACCGGTGGAAAGCACCGACCCGGCCGGGCCCGCGGCCGAAGCCGCGGCAGTCGCCCAAGCCGCCGGTGCGGGCGCCGCGACGAATGCACAGGCGATGCTGGCTCAGCTATACCCGGGTGTCCTGGGGGACAGCTTGTCCGCGTTGGCCGCGAATGCTGATCCGCTGACAGCGGGGCTGTTGGGAATCGCTTCTACCCTCAACCAGCAGGTCGGAACCGCTCAGGTGGTAATCCCTACCCCTATAGGGGATTTGGACGCGATCGCGCTCTACATCGCGGGCATTGCGAGCGGCAGTTTCGCCTTGGCGCTGACCAACACATTCCGACCCTGGAACTACGACGACTCGGATCATGGCGGATTGGCACCGACGCAAGGCACACAAGGCACCGCAATCAGTTCGACGACGGACGCGAGTGGGTCAGACTGGGGCCCCTTCGGGGGCGCGGCGGCGGTGTCCGCGGGCGTCGGCCATGGGGCATTGGTCGGGGCGTTGTCGGTGCCGCACAGCTGGACCACGGCCGCCCCGGAGATTCAGCTTGCCGTCAATGCGATGCCCAGCGCCGGCGCCGTCCCCGGAGTGGATCCGACCGCCCTCAACGGAATGCCGGCAGGTCTGCTCAGCGGGATGGCGTTGGCCAGTTTGGCCGCCCGCGGTACGACGGGCGGTGGCGGCACCCGCAGCGGCGCCGCCACCGACGACCAACAGGATGACCGCAAACCCCCGGTGGTGGTGATTCGAGAGCAGCCACCACCGTCGGGAAGCCCTCCGCCGTGA
- a CDS encoding BCCT family transporter, which produces MSEKDRGSTNAVVQAWRSIKPAVFVPASVVIIAMIVVSVVYSRTAENAFVRLNAAITDGVGWWYILVATAFVVFALYCGISQIGTIRLGSDDELPEFGFWAWLAMLFSAGMGIGLVFYGVAEPLSHYARPPQLRGVPPLTDAAANQAMALTVFHWGLHAWAIYVVVGLGMAYMTYRRGRPLSVRWLLEPVLGRRRVEGVLGHAVDVIAIVGTLFGVATSLGFGIIQIASGLEYLGWIRVDNWWMVGMITVITATATASVVSGVSRGLKWLSNINLALAGALALFVLVLGPTLFLLQSWVQNLGGYVQSLPQFMLRTAPFSHDDWLGDWTIFYWGWWISWAPFVGMFIARISRGRTIREFIGAVLLVPTVIASLWFTIFGDSALLRQRNDGDMLVGGAVDANTSLFRLLDGLPIGVITSVLAVVVIVFFFVTSSDSGSLVIDILSAGGELDPPKLTRVYWAVLEGVAAAVLLLIGGAGSLTALRTASIATALPFSIVMVVACYAMTKAFHFDLAATPRLLHVTVPDVVAAGNRQRHDISATLSGLIAVRDVDGGAYEVHPDTGALTVTAPPDPLGDDGFGTSLNESVGNTTSLR; this is translated from the coding sequence ATGTCCGAGAAAGATCGTGGTAGCACGAACGCTGTTGTCCAGGCCTGGCGCAGCATTAAGCCCGCGGTTTTTGTTCCGGCTTCAGTGGTGATCATCGCCATGATCGTCGTTTCGGTCGTGTACTCGCGCACTGCCGAGAACGCGTTCGTCCGGCTGAACGCCGCGATCACGGACGGTGTCGGGTGGTGGTACATCCTGGTTGCCACAGCGTTTGTGGTGTTTGCGCTGTACTGCGGTATTTCCCAGATCGGCACCATCCGGCTTGGCAGCGACGACGAGCTACCCGAGTTCGGCTTTTGGGCCTGGTTGGCTATGCTGTTCAGCGCCGGTATGGGTATCGGCTTGGTCTTTTACGGGGTGGCCGAGCCGCTCAGCCACTACGCGCGTCCACCGCAGTTGCGTGGTGTGCCCCCGCTCACCGATGCCGCGGCCAACCAGGCGATGGCGCTGACAGTGTTCCACTGGGGGTTGCACGCCTGGGCGATTTACGTGGTGGTTGGCCTCGGTATGGCGTACATGACCTATCGGCGGGGCCGCCCGCTATCGGTGCGTTGGCTGTTGGAGCCGGTCCTGGGGCGGCGCCGCGTTGAGGGCGTATTGGGGCACGCCGTCGACGTCATCGCAATCGTCGGAACGCTCTTCGGTGTCGCCACCTCGTTGGGCTTCGGCATCATCCAGATCGCCTCCGGTCTGGAATATCTCGGCTGGATCAGGGTGGACAACTGGTGGATGGTCGGCATGATCACCGTCATTACCGCCACCGCGACGGCGTCGGTGGTCAGTGGAGTCAGTAGGGGTTTGAAATGGCTGTCGAACATCAACTTGGCGCTGGCCGGCGCACTGGCCCTGTTCGTGTTAGTGCTTGGGCCAACACTTTTCTTGCTGCAGTCGTGGGTGCAGAACTTGGGCGGCTACGTCCAATCGCTTCCGCAATTCATGCTGCGCACCGCGCCGTTCTCTCACGATGACTGGCTCGGTGACTGGACCATCTTCTACTGGGGCTGGTGGATCAGCTGGGCTCCGTTTGTCGGGATGTTTATCGCGCGGATCTCGCGGGGGCGGACGATCCGGGAGTTCATCGGCGCCGTGCTGCTGGTTCCCACCGTGATCGCCTCGCTGTGGTTCACCATCTTCGGTGATTCGGCGCTGTTGCGACAACGCAACGACGGCGACATGCTCGTCGGCGGAGCCGTGGACGCCAACACATCGCTTTTCCGATTGCTCGACGGTCTGCCCATCGGGGTCATTACCAGCGTTCTCGCGGTGGTGGTGATTGTGTTCTTTTTCGTCACGTCGTCGGACTCTGGTTCGTTGGTCATCGACATCTTGTCAGCGGGTGGCGAGCTGGACCCACCAAAGCTGACCCGGGTCTACTGGGCGGTGCTGGAGGGGGTGGCGGCCGCGGTTTTGCTACTGATCGGCGGCGCAGGGTCGCTGACCGCGCTGCGAACCGCTTCTATCGCCACGGCCCTGCCGTTCTCAATCGTCATGGTCGTGGCATGTTATGCGATGACCAAAGCGTTCCACTTCGACCTGGCCGCCACACCGAGGCTGCTGCACGTCACGGTCCCCGACGTGGTTGCGGCCGGAAACAGGCAACGCCACGACATCTCCGCGACACTATCCGGGCTCATCGCCGTCCGCGATGTCGATGGCGGTGCCTACGAGGTGCACCCCGACACGGGCGCCCTGACGGTCACCGCGCCACCGGATCCGTTGGGCGATGATGGCTTTGGTACTAGTCTGAACGAAAGCGTAGGAAACACAACATCGTTGAGATGA
- a CDS encoding acetyl-CoA acetyltransferase — protein sequence MDGGVWILGGYQSDFARNLSKENRDFADLTRELVDNTLTAAKVAAADIGVVHVANAFGEMFAGQGHLGAMPATICDGLWDTPASRHEAACASGSVATLAAMADLRSGTYQVALVVGLELEKTVPGDTAAQHLGAAAWTGHEGVGARYLWPSMFAQVADEYDRRYGLDDTHLRAIARLNFANARHNPNAQTRGWTIPDPITDDDATNPITEGRLRRFDCSQMTDGGAGLVLVSDSYLRDHPAARPIGRIDGWGHRTVGLGLRQKLDRAAQDDSTPYLLPHVRAAALDALHRARVSLDDLSGIEVHDCFTPSEYLAIDHIGLTGPGESWKAIENGEIEIGGRLPINPSGGLIGGGHPVGASGVRMLLDAAKQVSGTAGDYQVEDAQTFATLNFGGSTATTVSFVVGAGN from the coding sequence ATGGACGGTGGTGTCTGGATTCTCGGCGGCTATCAGAGCGATTTTGCTCGCAACCTCAGCAAAGAGAACCGCGACTTCGCTGACCTGACCAGAGAGCTCGTTGATAACACGCTCACCGCGGCCAAGGTAGCCGCCGCCGACATCGGGGTCGTCCACGTCGCGAATGCGTTTGGCGAAATGTTTGCCGGTCAGGGCCACCTTGGGGCGATGCCGGCTACGATCTGCGACGGTCTCTGGGACACGCCGGCCTCGCGGCACGAGGCCGCGTGCGCGTCCGGCAGCGTGGCCACGCTGGCGGCAATGGCCGACCTGCGATCGGGCACGTATCAGGTCGCGCTCGTCGTGGGCCTCGAGCTTGAGAAGACCGTCCCCGGCGACACCGCGGCCCAGCATCTGGGTGCCGCGGCCTGGACCGGACACGAGGGGGTCGGGGCCCGCTACCTGTGGCCGTCGATGTTCGCGCAGGTCGCCGACGAATACGACCGGCGATACGGTTTGGACGACACTCATCTACGCGCCATCGCCCGGCTCAATTTCGCCAACGCCCGGCACAACCCCAACGCACAGACCCGTGGCTGGACGATCCCCGACCCCATCACGGACGACGACGCGACCAATCCGATTACCGAAGGCCGGCTGCGTCGGTTCGATTGCAGCCAGATGACGGACGGCGGCGCGGGATTGGTGCTGGTGAGCGATTCCTATCTGCGCGACCACCCCGCCGCGCGCCCGATCGGTCGCATCGACGGCTGGGGACATCGCACCGTCGGGTTGGGCCTGCGCCAGAAGCTGGACCGCGCTGCCCAAGACGACTCGACCCCCTACCTGTTGCCGCACGTGCGGGCCGCGGCGCTGGACGCCCTGCATCGCGCGCGGGTTTCCCTCGACGACCTGAGCGGGATCGAGGTGCACGACTGCTTCACCCCCAGCGAGTACCTGGCCATCGATCACATTGGGCTCACCGGGCCGGGCGAGTCTTGGAAGGCCATCGAAAACGGGGAGATCGAGATCGGTGGGCGATTGCCGATCAACCCCAGCGGCGGATTGATCGGCGGCGGACACCCGGTCGGGGCTTCCGGGGTGCGGATGCTCCTCGATGCGGCCAAACAGGTCAGCGGCACCGCCGGCGACTACCAGGTCGAGGACGCGCAGACGTTCGCCACATTGAACTTCGGCGGCAGCACCGCTACTACCGTGAGCTTCGTTGTCGGCGCTGGAAACTAA